From a single Lolium rigidum isolate FL_2022 chromosome 7, APGP_CSIRO_Lrig_0.1, whole genome shotgun sequence genomic region:
- the LOC124669493 gene encoding 1-aminocyclopropane-1-carboxylate oxidase 1-like: MEIPVIDLDGLNGDAAERTPTMARLHQACKDWGFFWVDSHGVDAALMEEVKRFVYGHYDDQLEDKFYASGLAKDLLQAAVPDPEDSNKPVSDQVDWESAYFIRHHPNNDVADFPEILPPTREVLDTYITQMVSLAERLAECMSLNLGLDCARIKDTFAPPFVGTKFAMYPACPRPDLVWGLRAHTDAGGIILLLQDDVVGGLEFFRGDREWVPVGPTKGSRIFVNIGDQVEVMSGGVYRSVLHRVAAGREGRRLSVATFYNPGMDAVVAAPVTAVQLYPGAYRFGDYLDYYQGTKFADKAARFQAVKELFG, from the exons ATGGAGATCCCAGTGATCGACCTCGACGGGCTCAACGGCGACGCCGCCGAGAGGACGccgaccatggcgcggctccaCCAAGCCTGCAAGGACTGGGGCTTCTTCTGG GTGGACAGCCACGGCGTGGATGCCGCGCTGATGGAGGAGGTGAAGCGCTTCGTCTACGGCCACTACGACGACCAACTCGAGGACAAGTTCTACGCCTCCGGCCTCGCCAAGGACCTACTGCAGGCGGCCGTTCCTGACCCTGAGGATTCCAACAAACCAGTCTCCGATCAGGTGGACTGGGAAAGCGCCTACTTCATCCGGCACCACCCCAACAATGACGTCGCCGACTTCCCGGAGATCCTGCCGCCAACAAG GGAGGTGCTCGACACGTACATCACCCAGATGGTGTCGCTCGCCGAGCGGCTTGCCGAGTGCATGAGTCTCAACCTGGGCCTCGACTGCGCCCGCATCAAAGACACCTTCGCGCCGCCGTTCGTCGGGACCAAGTTCGCCATGTACCCTGCCTGCCCGCGGCCGGACCTCGTGTGGGGCCTCCGCGCCCATACCGACGCCGGCGGCATCATCCTGCTCCTGCAGGACGACGTCGTCGGCGGGCTCGAGTTCTTCAGGGGCGACCGGGAGTGGGTTCCCGTGGGACCCACCAAGGGCAGCAGGATCTTCGTCAACATCGGGGACCAGGTGGAGGTGATGAGCGGCGGGGTCTACAGAAGCGTGTTGCAccgcgtcgccgccggccgcgAGGGCCGCCGGCTATCCGTGGCAACGTTCTACAACCCTGGGATGGACGCCGTTGTGGCGGCGCCGGTCACGGCCGTGCAGCTGTACCCCGGGGCGTACAGGTTCGGCGACTACCTCGACTACTACCAGGGCACCAAGTTTGCCGACAAGGCGGCGAGGTTTCAGGCCGTCAAGGAGCTGTTCGGTTAA